Genomic DNA from Magnolia sinica isolate HGM2019 chromosome 4, MsV1, whole genome shotgun sequence:
ggttttaggtttaggtttatgttacaggttacaggtttaggtttaggtttaagtttaggtttagggaattgagaataggttaaggtttaggtttaggaaatcgggttcgggttcgggatcgggtttaggtttagattagagagttgatattaggattaggtgtaggtttaggtttagggatttgagaatacatttaggttttaggtttagatttatgttacaggttacaggttacaggtttaggtttaggtttaggttaaggtttaggtttaggcttagctttaggttataagctataggtttagagaattgagaataggttaaggtttaggttcagaaaatcgggttcgggttcgggatcgggtttaggttttggttttcaagtttaggtttaggttagggagttgagattaggatttggtgtaggtttaagtttagggatttgagaatacatttaggttttaagtttaggtttaggttataggtttaggtataggtataggtttaggtttcggtttaggttatatgttatataggtttaggtttaggtttaggtttaggttatatgttatataggtttaggtttaggtttaggtttaggttataagctataggtttagggaattgagaataggttaaggtttaggtttaggaaatcgggttcgggttcgggatcgggtttaggtttgggttttcaagtttaagtttaggtttaggttagggagttgagattaggattaggtgtaggtttaggtttagggaattgagaatacattaaggtttaggtttaggaaatcgggttcgggttcgagatcgggtttaggtttgagttttcaagtttaggtttaggtttaggttagggagttgagattaggattaggtgtaggtttaggtttagggatttgagaatacatttaggttttaggtttatgtttaggttataggttataggttataggtttaggttaaggtataggtttatgtttcggtttatgttataagcaataggtttagggaattgagaatcagttaaggtttaggtttaggaaatcgggttcggattcgggatcgggtttaggtttaggttttcatgtttaggtttaggtttaggttagggagttgagattaggattaggtgtaggtttaggtttagggatttgagaatacatttaggttttaagtttaggtttaagcttagctttaggttataagctataggtttagggaattgagaataggttaaggtttaggtttaggaaatcgggttcgggttcgggatcgggtttaggtttaggttagggagttgagattaggattaggtgtagatttaggtttagggatttgagaatacatttaggttttaggtttaggtttaggttataggttaaggtataggtttagatttaagtttaggtttaggttatatgttatataggtttaggtttaggtttaggtcataggttataggtttaggtttaggtttaggttaaggtataggtttaggtttcggtttaggttataagctataggtttagggaattgagaataggttaaggttgaggtttaagaaattgggttcgggtttaggttataggtttttggttaaggtttaggttatagttataggttttgggacttgagaataggttataggttcaggttataggttataggtttaggttaaggtttacgttataggttttgggatttgagaataggtttaggttacaagtatagatttaggttaggttgtaggttaaagtttagggaattgagtttaggttataggtttaggttgtagttataggttttgggatttgagaataggtttaggttataggttaagggtgtggtccctgcaaacacagatataaacacggcctgctccaattggccaggcccttccaatgctgtccatagaaaatggacagcttcatcatggttataacagcggttcccatcttccagggacccccgctcaacatccggatagctccgacgcacatccgggtctgctccattaatttcgagtaaatacataaacatggcctgtctaaatggccaggccactccaatgctgtccatagaaaatggatagcttcatcatggtcataacagcggttcccaccttccagggacccccgctcaacatccggatagctccgacgtacatccgggtctactcatttaaataaaatggattatcaagatcatttaaataaaatcaaatccaatcaacaatctgacctggaggattctatTAGTAatgttgacggcacctcgaaccATGTTTAAATCCAAGTTGcaatctgtggccactgatgctatttgtcttttTGTGAAGTTGGTaacgatttctgcatcaaacccggcgaaagcaaccctaatgataaagaacatttctttccaggaattcattatctctctcttttaattttttaacttttcattacaataataactacctgaaatcatggcgttttctcaagatagaagtccaatccatcccaacttgtgcacctgttaggacaagtaattcaaacaacatcctacaacacatttaaatgcctaatcagtctcactccagtcttatatattgaatgcctaatgtacagtctcttgaattggtgtaaaccatacctgaattgttgtacacatcatttgatttccaacctccccagggagtagattgatcagattgaacgggttgcttcattgcttacttcttgtTCACTAGAAATGGTGCTTACCAAatagagaaaatcatacacatctgttacgacatctagatttgatgccacctagcaaaaagaagaaagaaggtgattcatatttatgcttatgaaacaaagtctaatagtttacatagctaggttattaaactaataaattctaagaaaaatagcaagtgccaagacctatggcataaaaaaataatcgttgcatggattaacaatcaaacaacaatggtaaagggaagaaaactaacttctttcttgctccacataatctagttggggcgtcatattagttcatgtaagatctgcggacaccacatgcatataaattagttcatgtaggacctgaggacaccacatgcatataaatacaatcattaaaatctgaaaagcattaaaatcaatcaatatgcatcagataactagaaaaagcccctaattaccttagttccaatcaaaacacctgaaaacaagtacccagcatcctcaactcccattgattttcatcaaataaacacaaacttcaaaaactaataaacagaaaagtatctacatgaccactccatttttcaaataatccaagtatgaagaacatctaggtcaatacatatgcatcaaattgcttgagaacatcccaagttccctttattttggtcccaaaaaaaaaaaaaattcccagaaacaagtacccatcatcctaaattcccatcaattaatataacatgatcacataaacttcaaaaattgccaaatgcaaaagtacccacatgagcttcgcttacatgtaacataaatgatgtgtacaacactccattaattatgccaagtccaaataacttgaaagtgccccaaattccattggtttcagtccaagaacacccaaaagcaactactaatcatcaaaaactcccattgattcacatcaagtaatcccccaaattttaagaattgataaatgcaaaagcacccacacaagattccatcatctaaaccacaaaaaattataataaatctgcataacacttcatttttcaaccaacatgcatcaaactgcttaagaacatcccaaatttcattggtttttcatcccaaaacaattgaaaacaggCCACACATCATCTtaaagtcacattgattttcaccaaatcaaagaaagttcaaaaggagatacccatatgagatttccttcttgacaatagaaaaattattacagtagaatccaaatggattcacatcaaatgattacacagacttgaagaactgataaatgcaaaagcactcaaatgagattttgttacatataatagaaaaaacccacataataTTCCTTTTTTAATCCAAATTTGATGAACATCGAAATCGAAAAATATGCATAAAATtgcttcaaaacatcccaaatttcactgattttccaaaaagaaaaagaaaaagaaaaaaatacaacTACACATCTACTAAAATCAAATTGAGTTCCAACTCTAATGACTAATGGAAAAAGTCAATCTCATAAGGAGATACCTATACTCACACACAGACTCTCAGACTCAAAGAATCCAACATACAgtgaaataataattttaaaaaaaataatgaaattttgaTAGAGTAGGACACCAGGACCATGTCATATTCTATTTTCCTATAATCTCAAATGTGAAATGATGATGTGGGAATACCTGGCCATTATTGACTATTATATTAATTTTGCTGTCAACAGCATCTGCTAATCCAATAATCTTCAGGTCATGGAAATTGGTTGTCAAATTTGAAAATTCTGCATTATCTGAAACCAAGCCTTTTCCCAGACTATATGGCAAATAATACCTGCATAAGCTTCGTTTACCTGACTGCAGTTTTGCAAACAACAAAACCATAATATCTTATCAATAATCCTGAGAAAGTGAAAAAAGTGAAAAGTTGACCAGTTACAAAGTCAACAGCAAAAGTATGAAAGAAGCATGTAATCCATTTACAAAGGTTTCCCcaaaaaaacaaatcatttaaGCAAGACAACTAATGCATACATTAAACACCTCGAAACAGAAATAAACTGTAAATTTCAAAGTCGTATAAGCCTAAATTAAACCTGGATTTGAAAattcccaaagaaaaaaaaagaccaaaatttcaaagaaaaacaaacaaagatTGAAGAAACTGTATTTCATAGTgacaaattatattaaaaaactaGATAGTGCAAAATGTCACATTAACCTCATGGGGAATTGAAAGAGCCTGAAAACATGCCCATGCTATGGAGTAACAGGGAACACGACCTTAGCAATACAACATAGTTCTATAAGACCAGCAAATATAAGAACCCATCGCAAGAAGAGCTTACATAAAGAAGGTTGTTTTCTGAAGCCAAGACAACTATGTCAACAAACGGTAGCAGTCCAACTTTCACTCTATAAAAAAGATGGCAAGAAGTAAGATTCATATAATTGGTATGTGGCTAAATTTGTAGTTGATCAAGCCTCACTACCTTGGACGTTTCACAATAACAGAAGCAGCAGCAATCGCAGGGATGCTTTGGCTCATATAAAGTTTAACATCAACAAGAAGCTCATTATTACTCTCATCAGTCCGAAGCCTTACATAGAGTAGCACTTTTTGTTCTTGAAGGAGCAAACAAATAATAGGCCCCCATCATCATCAGTTGCCAGAAACACCTCAACAAGTATGGCAATGGCAATGGCAATGGCAATGGCGATGTAACTTACAAGATATAAAAAAGACGAACATGGTTCCATACTATCAGTAACATTGGagagaaaaaaaatcatggaTCTATTGAATGTCATCAAACATAAGGTTACATCATTAATTCCCTCTAGAAAGGCTAAAATGACCAAACAAGCAAAaagaacatacatcacatcagctACAGCAAAACTAAATAGTCTAACTACACAAACATTATTAAAATGCATTGTGCATGCCGAACATCAAATTCCTATATCAGTCTCTGCAATATTTTATGCTCCATTTTTTGGAAAGGTGGACAGTACCACCGAATTTATTgattaaaaaggaaaattaaaatggGGGAACAAAGAAACATTACACCAAGAAAGCTAACAATGAACATCATATCGCACAACCTTATCCAAAACAAAAGCAAATTTAGCCTTAGCAGGCAGAGAAAACCTATTATCGAAATTTTCATTAGATTGACAATCACAACACCATCAAGGCATCAACCACCTTATTCCCTTCCCTGAAAGTTTGCATGAAAATTACTGTCAAGCTATATCAGATATTTTGAAATTCATTCCAAAGCAAAAGAGAATTCTTAAGAACATTAAAAAGTTTGAAATATCTAATCCTATCAACTAGTATTCTTAACTCTTCACTCAATGTATAGCAATGACCAGTAGTGGGAGGAATCGAAGAAAGGCAAAACCAGGGGACCTGCCCAAACATGACTAATAAGACCTCCAGAAATACCCTGGTTCCCACAAGAAGCACCATCAAGTGCAGAGAATCTTTTGACAAAGCTTAGAGAATGGAATCAAGCTATATTGACaaaattagaaagagaaaaaTAAGGATATCATATGAATTGGGACCATCCACCTattgggtcccatcatggatggccTGTGGTGCAAGAACCACATAATTGGATGGTCACAGTGATCACAATCTCCACACTTCTCCTCATTAAGTGTTGGCACtaactgtttttttttctttcccactGTCAATTCAAAGGAGGACCAGACAGATTCCAATATGCACTGATCAAATATTGTTTTTGATCCATGAGCCATCCATGCCCTGGCCTAGCAGACAGACAAGTCCCGATTCATAGATGGCATGGCCATCTAAACAGCGGACGTGGGGCTCTTGTAAAATAACCAAAGCAATCAGCAATCACAATTCCAAAGCATCCTAAATTCACCTCTAGGAGAGCAATGCAGTTGTTTAAACCAGAATCATCCAGTCATCTCTAGACATTTGCTGGTTTTGTATACACATTTATCTCTTATGAACAAATGCATGCATTTGCTGAATTCATTAAGAGGGGAGTCAGAAGAAACAACCACTTACTGATGTATCTGCAGAAGTTTGATTGCCATCACAACCACTGAAAGAAATGGCCAAGCCACCACTCGTACCTTTATTAACTCCAGACAGAGGGCTGTGGTTTTCCCACCGGTAGAATCCAGCCCTGTATGAAATCAACAAGGAACTGAGAATTAGTCCTGATGCATCAAAACATGGTTGAAAATTCAAACTACTAGCATCAGCCCACGTGTGAGGTGTCACAAATGCACACATGTGTCTTCCATGAAGGAAACTTGGGCTCTCACTTCAAAGCCTAACCACTTAAGGAAACTTCACATGAATATAGTAGCATGAGAGACTCTTAACCCTTTCCATCTAAGCTCAAAACGTGTGGGCCTACCCATTTCTAGGCACGTAGTTCAGGGAGAACTGGCGGGAAGGTGAGTCAAGGGCATCTACATGTGTGGATGTATggagcatcaatctgaaccgttcatgtggaCCCTAGTGGTTGGCTGGATCCGTTTAGaccactctttcatgtggtgtggtccatttgagctttggatctgcctcatttttttgctcatgccctaaaatgagctggcggaaccaatggacagcatggatatgacatattcatcatggtgagcctcacgATTTTTATCAGTATAGAAATGCACAGGCTTCCCTTTTTTAGGAGAGATGATTCACACAGTTTTGAGGCAGCAATTCTCCCTCGACCAAACAATGGTAAGAAATAATGATGGGCCATTTGCAGGTATTTACAGCGTAATtaggaaaatcaaacagccccttaggTTCATTTCCACGGAAATCAAGCCGAACAACAAATAAGGTACATTGACACGAGTCCTTGCAACATTTACACTATTTTCTGTGTTGACTGATTTCCATGGGGGTTTCCGTATCAACATTTCATCATCACCCTACTCAAACAACCCCTAACTAGCCGAATCAAGTGGTTGCCGATGCGTGTTTTGCAGAACCAGGACCGTCACGATGTTTGAATCTTGCCCAGGTTCTATAACACGAAATGCGATATTCTGATCATGGGATTGGACAAAACCCTAACCTAGGTTCTTGGATGGAGGAACACGAAAACGATCTTGGACTCGAGAAAATGACCTTGGACACTTCAAAATAGAATTGAAACAGATAGAATGAGGGTTTACCTGTATTCCCAGGTCTGGAATCCGGATTTGAAGAGGAGAAAATGTAGTGGCTCCCAGTAATTGAAGACCTCGTTGCAGTTGTGTATGATGTTGGATGTCGCGCTCATGTATCGGAGGGTTACCAGTGCGAAGAACGGGAGCTTCCAGCTCATGGATCCGTCATCCGTCTTCTCTCCACCGTCCAATTTCTTCTCTGGTTTGTCCTCCTTGGTGTAGCTCTCCGTAGAAGGTGAAGATGAGGTGGGAGGGCGTCATTGCTTCGATGTGGCGAgagccatgagagagagagagagagagagagacagagagagagcctGGGAGATGAAGAGAGGGAGAAAAGGGCGGACGCGGGCGGGAGATAAAAGTGGAATGAAATTTTGGGGAGGGCGCAGGACGGACGGACCATTAGGACCGTGCGTTTTTgaacgtggggccaccgtgatgtatgttctttatccactccgtccattaattttaaaatattattttataggtTGATGCAAAAAAAATCAGATCTAAGTTTTAAGAAGAcaacacaacatattaacaatagaaatttaatttttattatttcttatggtgtggtccacttatatttttaatctatataatttttagattaatccattgaaattatatatcagaatttatggacagcttagatcaaacacatatattctacTGGGcctcatggagccccttaagcacaaTCAATATCTAATAAGGTCTTAATGAGGATGTAGGTTTTAGCTGCAGatctacggattaaaaccgtagtaacTATAGCGAAGGTTTATATCCATAGTAAAAAACTAACGTGGTCCGTATCCTTTGCCCTTTTTTTGGTagcgaaaacttttatggctgccaaaatgtttttaatggtcgatgctcattcaacactatttcctataatatggtccacttgagatttgcatatatctcatttttggtctcatattgtaaaattatctgtaaaattatatggacggcatggatgaaacacatacatcatggtgagggccacaaagcacccaccaccagccatcGGCTAGTGtatgggggagtagccaatccgtttgcaagcatactaagtaaatcctttggggcccaccatgaatttttcattttatccactccatccatccattttaacatataattttct
This window encodes:
- the LOC131244600 gene encoding dol-P-Man:Man(6)GlcNAc(2)-PP-Dol alpha-1,2-mannosyltransferase-like isoform X1; the protein is MSWKLPFFALVTLRYMSATSNIIHNCNEVFNYWEPLHFLLFKSGFQTWEYRAGFYRWENHSPLSGVNKGTSGGLAISFSGCDGNQTSADTSVSGCFF
- the LOC131244600 gene encoding dol-P-Man:Man(6)GlcNAc(2)-PP-Dol alpha-1,2-mannosyltransferase-like isoform X2, whose translation is MSWKLPFFALVTLRYMSATSNIIHNCNEVFNYWEPLHFLLFKSGFQTWEYRVKVGLLPFVDIVVLASENNLLYVSSSCDGFLYLLVL